A DNA window from Bacteroides cellulosilyticus contains the following coding sequences:
- a CDS encoding MFS transporter, whose amino-acid sequence MKDKLVTSSYCFILAANFLLYFGFWLLIPVLPFYLSEVFSAGNSIIGIILSCYTVAALCIRPFSGYFLDSFARKPLYLIAYFIFMTMFAGYIIAGSLTLFIIFRIIQGVSFGMVTVGGNTVVIDIMPSSRRGEGLGYYGLSNNIAMAVGPMSGLFLHDAGMSFTTIFCCSLGSCMAGFVCASLVKTPYKPPVKREPISLDRFILLKGIPAGISLLLLSIPYGMTTNYVAMYAKQIGINATTGFFFTFMAIGMAISRIFSGKIVDRGKITQVISAGLYLVVFSFFLLSACVYLISWNNMACTIVFFFVALLLGVGFGIMFPAYNTLFVNLAPNSQRGTATSTYLTSWDVGIGIGMLTGGYIAEVSTFDKAYLFGACLTIVSMLYFNGKVAPNYHKNKLR is encoded by the coding sequence ATGAAAGATAAGCTTGTCACTTCCAGTTATTGTTTTATTCTCGCAGCCAACTTCCTGCTGTATTTCGGATTCTGGTTGCTGATACCGGTACTACCTTTTTACCTGTCCGAAGTATTCAGTGCCGGCAATTCCATAATCGGTATCATTCTTTCCTGCTACACAGTAGCTGCATTGTGTATCCGCCCCTTCTCCGGTTATTTTTTGGACAGTTTTGCACGTAAACCTTTATATTTGATAGCTTACTTCATCTTTATGACGATGTTTGCCGGATACATCATTGCAGGCTCGCTTACACTGTTTATCATATTCCGTATCATACAGGGAGTATCGTTCGGAATGGTAACCGTAGGTGGTAACACTGTGGTGATTGACATCATGCCATCTTCACGACGCGGAGAAGGATTGGGATACTATGGGCTTTCAAACAACATTGCAATGGCAGTGGGTCCGATGTCAGGATTATTTCTGCATGATGCGGGAATGAGTTTTACTACCATATTCTGCTGTTCACTGGGTTCCTGTATGGCGGGTTTCGTTTGCGCTTCTCTTGTAAAGACTCCTTATAAACCACCCGTGAAACGGGAACCGATATCCCTCGACCGATTCATATTACTGAAAGGTATTCCGGCAGGTATCAGCCTCTTGTTGCTTTCCATTCCTTATGGAATGACGACCAACTATGTGGCTATGTATGCCAAACAAATCGGGATTAATGCCACCACAGGTTTCTTCTTCACTTTCATGGCAATAGGAATGGCTATTTCACGTATATTCTCCGGAAAGATTGTGGACAGAGGTAAGATAACGCAGGTTATTTCCGCCGGACTGTATCTCGTGGTGTTCAGTTTTTTCCTGCTTTCGGCCTGTGTATATCTTATCAGCTGGAACAACATGGCATGCACAATTGTTTTCTTTTTCGTGGCCTTGTTGCTGGGAGTGGGGTTCGGCATTATGTTCCCCGCTTACAACACCTTATTTGTCAACCTCGCCCCCAACAGCCAACGTGGTACCGCCACTTCCACCTACCTGACCTCCTGGGATGTGGGCATCGGTATCGGTATGTTGACAGGAGGATATATTGCAGAAGTCAGCACCTTTGATAAAGCTTATTTATTCGGAGCCTGCCTTACCATTGTTTCCATGCTCTACTTCAATGGCAAAGTGGCTCCCAATTACCATAAAAACAAATTGCGATGA
- the nth gene encoding endonuclease III — MRKKERYEKVLAWFRENRPVAETELHYETPFQLLIAVILSAQCTDKRVNMIVPPLYRDFPTPEVLAASTPEVIYEYIRSVSYPNNKAKHLVGMAQMLVKDFNSEVPGTLEELIKLPGVGRKTANVIQSVVFNKAAMAVDTHVFRVSHRLGLVSDQCTTPFSVEKELVKNIPEADIPIAHHWLILHGRYVCQARTPQCDNCGLQLMCKYYCEKYKVSKEKPKDKE; from the coding sequence ATGAGAAAGAAAGAACGTTATGAAAAAGTCCTTGCCTGGTTTCGGGAAAATCGTCCCGTAGCCGAAACGGAACTGCACTATGAGACTCCGTTTCAGCTGCTGATAGCGGTCATCCTCTCCGCCCAATGTACGGACAAACGGGTGAATATGATTGTTCCGCCACTGTACCGCGACTTCCCCACCCCGGAAGTTCTCGCTGCCAGTACTCCGGAAGTGATCTATGAATACATCCGTAGCGTGTCTTACCCCAATAACAAGGCAAAACATCTGGTAGGTATGGCGCAAATGTTGGTGAAAGACTTCAACAGCGAAGTGCCCGGCACACTGGAAGAACTCATAAAACTTCCCGGTGTAGGACGTAAGACGGCAAACGTCATCCAATCCGTTGTATTCAACAAAGCGGCAATGGCAGTAGACACCCATGTGTTCCGTGTAAGCCATCGCCTCGGACTGGTTTCGGACCAATGCACCACCCCGTTCAGCGTAGAAAAAGAACTGGTGAAAAACATCCCGGAAGCCGACATTCCCATTGCTCATCACTGGCTTATTTTGCACGGACGATACGTCTGCCAGGCACGTACACCGCAATGTGACAACTGCGGTTTGCAATTGATGTGCAAATATTATTGCGAGAAGTATAAAGTTAGCAAAGAGAAGCCGAAAGATAAAGAATAA
- a CDS encoding Maf-like protein yields the protein MLDNLEKYKVILASGSPRRRELMAGLGVNYEVRILPDVDESYPDTLQGEEIPLYIAKEKADAYIPMMQPDELIITADTIVWLDGKVLGKPRDREDALQMLRTMSGRTHEVFTGVCITTTDWQRSFTAQTEVRFATLSEDEIIYYVDNFKPMDKAGAYGVQEWIGFIGVENISGSYYNIMGLPVQRLYRELLKV from the coding sequence ATGTTGGACAATTTAGAAAAATATAAGGTGATTCTTGCCTCGGGATCTCCCCGCAGGAGAGAATTGATGGCAGGTTTGGGCGTGAATTATGAAGTGCGGATTCTTCCGGATGTGGATGAATCTTATCCGGATACTTTGCAGGGGGAGGAAATACCGCTCTACATTGCTAAGGAAAAAGCGGACGCCTACATACCTATGATGCAACCTGATGAACTGATAATTACGGCTGATACGATTGTATGGCTGGATGGCAAGGTTCTTGGCAAACCCCGGGATAGGGAAGATGCTTTGCAGATGTTGCGGACTATGTCGGGACGTACCCATGAGGTTTTCACCGGCGTATGCATAACCACTACCGATTGGCAGCGAAGTTTTACAGCACAGACTGAAGTACGTTTCGCTACATTGAGCGAAGATGAAATTATATATTACGTAGATAACTTCAAACCGATGGATAAGGCCGGAGCCTATGGAGTGCAGGAGTGGATCGGTTTTATTGGGGTGGAGAATATCTCGGGGAGTTACTATAATATCATGGGACTCCCTGTACAGAGGCTGTACAGGGAATTACTGAAAGTGTAG
- a CDS encoding tetratricopeptide repeat protein: MNEQSIQKQYYQIASLLEDKRLKEALVQLDAFLYNSNDWTLRNRLEQIQTSYQYMLQYMKLGMKDPERHKLYRQLLADTWEIADQTRILLLDEISTHYYHSLRRNPNQLPKAYDLSVQQRILEGFSDEMAVSQLANYQGLDAILKRHEETHQVMFLTTWSNNNWTLEEFAQAEDMLRSETLPINDLCLFVSAVTLSLMECFDERKINWLLDGLRHTHPQINQRALVGLVITLHLYPTRITLYPELEARISLFREDPDFSKQVNRVYIQLLRSQETEKIDKKMREEIIPEMMRNVNIMRNMKFGFEETDENDRNPDWEQAFEQSGLGDKIREMNDLQLEGADVYMSTFAQLKGYPFFREPHNWFYPFDRMHSSIIHQVGLNQTSESSVLSIILQSGFFCNSDKYSFCFTIAQLPQGQRDMMLSQMTPQDQSDFMEEKNSASLKQYAERPDVISNQYIHDLYRFFKLSQRRYEFHNIFQEEIALHRNPVLKELLSAPELLVAVADFHFRKEHPAEALELYQILIDRKQANADIYQKIGFCLQKVKCYKEAIDAYLKADMLKPDHLWTLRHLATCYRQMKNFDAALEYYHRVETIQPENHNVLFYTASCLAEQKRYEDALQYFFKLDFLENNCMKAWRGIGWCSFVSGKHEQAMKYYDKLLAAKPLATDYLNAGHVAWVLGNIEKAAGLYGKAMAESGSKDAFLEIFDRDRNSLLKQGIAAEEIPLMLDMIE, translated from the coding sequence ATGAATGAACAATCCATCCAAAAACAATATTATCAGATAGCCAGTTTACTGGAAGATAAACGGCTGAAAGAAGCTCTCGTTCAGCTGGATGCTTTCTTATATAATAGTAATGACTGGACCCTGCGTAACCGCCTGGAACAAATCCAGACTTCCTATCAGTATATGCTGCAATACATGAAGCTGGGAATGAAAGATCCGGAACGGCATAAACTGTATCGCCAACTATTAGCCGATACCTGGGAAATTGCCGATCAGACGCGCATCCTATTGCTGGACGAGATATCCACCCACTACTATCATTCTTTGCGCAGGAATCCGAACCAGTTGCCAAAGGCTTATGACCTCTCTGTCCAACAGAGGATACTGGAAGGATTCTCGGACGAGATGGCTGTATCACAGTTGGCAAACTATCAGGGCTTGGACGCTATCTTAAAGCGACATGAAGAAACACACCAGGTTATGTTTCTTACCACCTGGAGCAACAATAACTGGACTTTGGAAGAATTTGCCCAGGCAGAAGATATGCTCCGCTCGGAAACATTACCAATCAATGATTTATGTCTGTTTGTCAGTGCTGTCACACTTAGTTTAATGGAGTGTTTCGACGAACGCAAGATCAATTGGCTGCTCGACGGACTCCGCCATACCCATCCGCAAATCAACCAAAGGGCTTTGGTAGGACTTGTCATCACCCTGCATCTCTACCCCACACGCATTACACTCTACCCGGAACTGGAAGCACGCATTTCTCTTTTCAGAGAAGATCCGGACTTCAGTAAACAGGTGAACCGTGTTTACATCCAACTGCTTCGCAGCCAGGAAACCGAAAAAATAGACAAGAAGATGCGGGAAGAAATCATTCCCGAAATGATGAGGAACGTGAATATCATGCGCAACATGAAATTCGGTTTTGAAGAAACTGATGAAAACGACCGTAATCCGGACTGGGAACAGGCTTTCGAGCAATCAGGACTGGGAGACAAAATACGAGAAATGAACGATTTACAGTTGGAAGGCGCTGATGTCTATATGAGTACATTCGCACAACTGAAAGGCTATCCTTTCTTCCGCGAACCACACAACTGGTTCTATCCTTTCGACCGGATGCACTCCAGCATCATCCACCAGGTCGGCTTGAACCAGACGAGTGAAAGTTCTGTACTCTCTATCATTCTGCAATCCGGATTCTTCTGCAACAGTGATAAGTATTCATTCTGCTTCACCATTGCCCAACTTCCGCAAGGACAGCGGGATATGATGTTGAGCCAAATGACGCCCCAGGATCAAAGTGATTTTATGGAAGAGAAGAATAGCGCCAGTCTGAAGCAATACGCAGAACGGCCTGACGTTATCAGCAACCAGTATATTCACGATTTATATCGTTTCTTCAAACTCAGCCAGCGCAGGTATGAGTTCCACAACATCTTCCAGGAAGAGATTGCTTTGCACCGTAATCCTGTGCTGAAAGAGTTGTTGAGCGCTCCCGAACTATTGGTGGCTGTTGCCGATTTCCACTTCCGCAAAGAGCACCCTGCCGAAGCATTGGAGCTCTACCAGATACTGATAGACCGGAAACAGGCCAATGCGGATATTTACCAGAAAATAGGTTTCTGCCTGCAAAAGGTGAAATGCTATAAAGAAGCTATAGATGCTTATCTGAAAGCCGATATGCTGAAACCTGATCATTTGTGGACGCTCCGGCATCTGGCTACCTGCTACCGCCAGATGAAGAATTTCGATGCCGCTCTGGAGTACTACCACCGCGTGGAAACAATCCAACCTGAGAACCACAATGTGTTATTCTATACCGCAAGTTGCCTGGCAGAACAGAAAAGATACGAAGATGCACTACAATACTTCTTCAAACTGGACTTTCTGGAAAACAACTGCATGAAAGCATGGCGCGGTATCGGCTGGTGCTCATTTGTCAGTGGCAAGCATGAACAGGCAATGAAGTATTATGACAAACTTCTCGCAGCCAAGCCGCTTGCAACAGATTATCTCAATGCCGGACACGTGGCATGGGTATTGGGAAATATAGAAAAAGCTGCCGGACTATATGGCAAGGCCATGGCAGAAAGTGGTAGCAAGGACGCATTCCTGGAAATATTCGACAGAGACCGGAACAGTCTGCTCAAACAAGGCATCGCAGCCGAGGAAATTCCATTAATGCTGGATATGATTGAATAA
- the ruvC gene encoding crossover junction endodeoxyribonuclease RuvC, with protein MIQPVKEKIILGIDPGTTIMGYGVLRVQGTKPEMIAMGIIDLRKMGDHYLKLRHIHERVLSIIESYLPDELAIEAPFFGKNVQSMLKLGRAQGVAMAAALSRDIPITEYAPLKIKMAITGNGQASKEQVADMLQRMLHFAKEDMPTFMDATDGLAAAYCHFLQMGRPTVEKGYHGWKDFIAKNPDKVKR; from the coding sequence GTGATACAGCCTGTCAAGGAAAAGATAATTCTGGGCATTGACCCCGGTACGACCATTATGGGTTACGGAGTTTTGCGTGTGCAGGGAACAAAACCTGAGATGATAGCTATGGGCATTATTGATCTGCGCAAAATGGGTGATCATTACCTGAAATTACGTCATATACACGAACGGGTGTTGAGTATTATCGAGAGCTATCTGCCTGATGAACTTGCCATTGAAGCACCCTTTTTCGGGAAGAATGTACAGTCTATGCTGAAGTTGGGGCGTGCACAAGGTGTTGCCATGGCGGCCGCTCTCAGCCGGGATATACCGATCACGGAATATGCTCCTTTAAAAATTAAAATGGCTATCACCGGAAACGGTCAGGCTTCCAAGGAGCAGGTAGCGGATATGTTGCAACGCATGTTGCATTTTGCAAAGGAAGATATGCCTACATTTATGGATGCTACGGACGGTCTTGCTGCCGCTTATTGCCACTTTCTGCAAATGGGACGTCCTACAGTAGAGAAAGGATATCACGGCTGGAAAGATTTCATTGCCAAGAATCCCGATAAAGTAAAGCGATAA
- a CDS encoding porin, whose product MKRILLSFAFLFSVLIATAQDACLNDVVNTLKDRISLVGYAQVGYTYDDAGDGSNTFDIKRVIFMAQGKITDRWLCYFMYSFANTGKILEAYTEYKFLPQLTARIGQFKTMYTIENPMSPCYVELINCYAQSVNYLAGINGSDPLYGSSSGRDMGLLIYGDLFGKLVNYNLALMNGQGINLKDKNNQKDIVGSLMVHPLGWLSVGGSFVKGKGCAVATSTLNPDIQVGENYTRNRWSAGAVIKTKPVDVRTEYLAGKDGHVKSDGYYVTASAHVFPKVDVIASYDYLNKSKVLDDKQTNYVVGLQYWFYPKCRVQAQYTYCNRHIGENSNLLQAQLQVRF is encoded by the coding sequence ATGAAACGAATTCTGTTATCCTTCGCTTTCCTATTCTCTGTCCTGATAGCAACGGCACAAGATGCTTGTTTAAACGATGTAGTAAACACTCTTAAAGACCGTATCAGCCTTGTCGGTTATGCACAGGTGGGATATACGTATGATGATGCCGGTGACGGCAGTAATACCTTCGACATCAAGCGGGTTATCTTCATGGCACAAGGTAAAATCACTGACCGCTGGCTATGTTATTTCATGTACAGCTTTGCCAATACGGGAAAAATACTTGAAGCATACACCGAATACAAATTCCTCCCCCAACTGACTGCCCGCATCGGACAATTCAAAACGATGTATACCATTGAAAACCCAATGTCTCCCTGCTATGTAGAGTTGATCAATTGCTACGCGCAGTCTGTCAATTACCTGGCCGGTATCAACGGCAGCGATCCGTTATATGGTTCCAGCAGCGGACGCGATATGGGTCTCCTGATTTATGGAGACCTGTTCGGCAAACTGGTAAATTATAATCTTGCATTGATGAACGGACAAGGTATCAATCTGAAAGATAAGAACAACCAGAAAGATATTGTAGGCAGTCTGATGGTTCATCCGCTCGGCTGGCTGTCCGTAGGCGGTTCTTTTGTTAAAGGAAAGGGATGCGCAGTAGCCACTTCCACTCTGAATCCGGATATACAGGTGGGTGAAAACTATACCCGTAACCGTTGGTCGGCAGGTGCAGTGATCAAGACCAAACCGGTTGATGTACGCACAGAATACCTGGCCGGAAAAGACGGACACGTGAAAAGCGACGGCTACTACGTAACGGCATCTGCACATGTATTCCCCAAAGTGGATGTCATTGCATCTTATGACTATCTTAACAAAAGCAAAGTGCTGGATGACAAGCAAACCAATTACGTAGTGGGACTGCAATACTGGTTTTATCCTAAGTGCAGAGTACAGGCACAATATACGTACTGCAACCGCCATATCGGAGAAAACAGTAATTTATTGCAGGCACAGTTGCAAGTGCGCTTTTAA
- a CDS encoding DUF4286 family protein: MLIYNTTYQVEEGQEDNFLIWIKEFYLPEVEKAGALHTPRMVRVLSHREEGSTCYSLQFEVENSGILHRWHLEQGTKLNEELVKIFQDKVVGFPTLMEVIE, encoded by the coding sequence ATGCTGATTTATAATACAACCTATCAAGTAGAAGAAGGACAGGAAGATAACTTCCTGATCTGGATCAAAGAATTCTATTTACCCGAAGTAGAAAAGGCAGGGGCATTGCATACACCGCGCATGGTTCGTGTACTCAGCCACCGTGAAGAGGGCAGCACTTGTTATTCCCTTCAGTTTGAAGTGGAAAATTCCGGTATATTGCATCGCTGGCATCTGGAACAGGGAACGAAGTTGAACGAAGAGCTGGTTAAGATATTCCAGGATAAAGTAGTAGGGTTTCCTACACTGATGGAGGTGATAGAGTGA
- a CDS encoding energy transducer TonB, which yields METKKTPKANLESKRPTWLLVGYVVVLAFMFVAFEWTRDIKIDTSGRIVENVFEQDMEIPLTRQPEVAPPPPPQVTPINDVLTIIDDDANVEETNFASSEETGEDVVVKHIPVTVDEDVPVEDEIFEVVEENPQFLNGGTVGLLQYLSKNIKYPTIPQENGTQGRVTVQFVVNKDGSIVDVNVIRGVDPYLDKEAVRVISTMPKWKPGKQRGVPVRCKFTVPVTFKLQ from the coding sequence ATGGAAACCAAGAAAACACCCAAAGCAAACTTGGAAAGCAAGAGACCCACGTGGTTACTTGTAGGTTATGTAGTCGTACTTGCCTTCATGTTCGTAGCGTTTGAATGGACGCGTGATATTAAGATTGACACGAGTGGTCGTATCGTCGAAAATGTATTTGAACAGGACATGGAGATCCCTCTTACAAGGCAGCCTGAGGTTGCTCCCCCACCTCCACCTCAAGTTACTCCTATTAATGATGTTTTAACAATAATAGATGATGACGCTAATGTAGAAGAAACCAATTTCGCTTCCTCGGAAGAAACCGGTGAGGATGTGGTAGTGAAACATATACCTGTCACGGTGGACGAAGATGTGCCGGTAGAAGATGAGATTTTTGAAGTTGTGGAAGAAAATCCGCAATTCCTCAATGGTGGTACAGTCGGTCTTTTACAGTATTTGAGTAAGAATATCAAGTACCCCACCATTCCACAAGAGAATGGAACCCAGGGGCGTGTAACTGTGCAGTTTGTTGTAAACAAGGATGGTAGTATCGTGGATGTGAACGTGATAAGAGGTGTTGATCCTTATCTGGACAAAGAAGCGGTTCGCGTTATTTCTACCATGCCGAAATGGAAGCCCGGAAAACAACGTGGCGTACCCGTACGCTGCAAGTTTACAGTGCCTGTGACGTTTAAGTTACAATAG
- the pheS gene encoding phenylalanine--tRNA ligase subunit alpha translates to MIDKINQLLQEVEALKAANAEELEALRIKFLSKKGAINDLMADFRNVAAEQKKEVGMRLNELKNKAQDKINALKEQFESQDTGCDDIDLTRSAYPVELGTRHPLTIVKNEIIDIFARLGFSIAEGPEIEDDWHVFSALNFAEDHPARDMQDTFFIEAHPDIVLRTHTSSVQTRVMEVSQPPIRIICPGRVYRNEAISYRAHCFFHQVEALYVDKDVSFTDLKQVLLLFAKEMFGEDTKIRLRPSYFPFTEPSAEMDISCNICGGKGCPFCKHTGWVEILGCGMVDPNVLESNGIDSKVYSGYALGMGIERITNLKYQVKDLRMFSENDTRFLKEFEAAY, encoded by the coding sequence ATGATAGATAAAATCAACCAGCTTCTACAAGAAGTGGAAGCACTGAAAGCTGCCAACGCCGAGGAACTGGAAGCACTCCGCATCAAATTCCTTAGTAAAAAAGGTGCTATCAATGACTTGATGGCAGACTTCCGCAACGTGGCTGCCGAACAGAAGAAAGAAGTCGGCATGAGACTGAATGAACTGAAAAACAAGGCGCAGGACAAGATTAACGCCCTGAAAGAACAGTTCGAAAGCCAGGATACGGGTTGTGACGACATTGACCTCACTCGTTCCGCTTATCCGGTAGAACTGGGTACACGTCACCCACTCACCATCGTAAAAAACGAAATCATCGATATATTTGCACGTCTGGGTTTCAGCATTGCCGAAGGTCCGGAAATTGAGGATGACTGGCACGTGTTCTCCGCATTGAATTTTGCCGAAGATCACCCCGCACGCGACATGCAGGATACCTTCTTTATCGAAGCACATCCCGACATCGTATTGCGTACGCACACTTCATCCGTACAAACACGCGTTATGGAAGTTTCACAACCTCCTATCCGCATCATTTGCCCGGGACGCGTATATCGTAACGAAGCTATCAGCTATCGCGCACACTGCTTTTTCCATCAGGTAGAGGCGTTGTACGTAGATAAAGACGTATCTTTCACTGATCTGAAACAGGTGTTATTGCTCTTTGCCAAAGAAATGTTCGGCGAAGATACCAAGATCCGTCTGCGTCCGTCTTATTTCCCGTTCACGGAACCCAGTGCCGAAATGGACATCAGTTGTAACATTTGTGGCGGAAAGGGCTGTCCGTTCTGCAAGCATACCGGTTGGGTAGAAATCCTGGGTTGCGGTATGGTAGACCCCAACGTATTGGAAAGTAACGGCATCGACAGTAAGGTATACAGCGGATATGCCCTTGGTATGGGTATCGAGCGTATTACGAACCTGAAATATCAGGTGAAAGACCTTCGTATGTTCTCCGAAAACGACACAAGATTCCTGAAGGAATTCGAAGCCGCTTACTAA
- a CDS encoding glutaminase, which produces MDYIRILKEIYEEIQPYAQEGKPASYIPELLKVNPDRYGICLRTIEGKEYAQGDSDERFAVQSISKVFSLAMSFGRIGNELWKRIGVEPSGNAFNSIFQLEMEKGIPRNPLINAGALVMADVLLSVLEYPEREYLSFVRKLCGNDMIQYNESMATSEREYGYLNAAITNMLKYHGNIENDIERVLRFYFRQCSISMNCRELAHAFLPFADHTRSFSFDGTELTTSQVKRINAIMQTCGFYDEAGEFSYLVGLPGKSGVGGGIAAVCPRKYAVAVWSPRLNSKGNSVMGMKALELLTTKTAVSIF; this is translated from the coding sequence ATGGATTACATCCGAATTCTGAAAGAAATATACGAAGAAATACAGCCGTATGCACAGGAAGGCAAACCGGCAAGTTATATCCCTGAACTGCTGAAAGTCAATCCTGATCGTTATGGCATCTGTCTGCGCACCATCGAAGGCAAGGAATATGCCCAGGGAGACAGTGATGAACGTTTCGCCGTGCAGAGTATTTCGAAAGTATTTTCTCTTGCCATGAGCTTTGGCCGGATAGGTAACGAACTTTGGAAACGCATAGGCGTAGAACCGTCCGGCAATGCATTCAACTCCATCTTTCAGCTGGAAATGGAGAAAGGAATCCCCCGCAATCCACTCATCAATGCAGGGGCATTGGTAATGGCAGACGTCTTGCTCTCAGTACTTGAATATCCGGAAAGGGAATATCTCTCGTTTGTGCGGAAACTCTGCGGCAATGACATGATTCAATATAATGAAAGCATGGCTACTTCCGAACGGGAGTATGGATATCTGAATGCCGCCATCACCAATATGCTGAAATATCACGGCAATATAGAAAACGATATCGAGCGGGTACTTCGCTTCTACTTCCGTCAATGTTCCATAAGCATGAATTGCCGGGAACTGGCACACGCCTTCCTCCCCTTTGCCGATCACACAAGATCGTTCAGCTTTGATGGAACCGAACTGACGACTTCGCAGGTGAAGCGTATCAATGCCATTATGCAAACATGCGGTTTCTATGATGAAGCCGGAGAGTTTTCTTATCTGGTAGGATTACCCGGGAAAAGTGGTGTCGGTGGTGGTATCGCTGCTGTATGCCCACGCAAGTATGCAGTAGCTGTATGGAGTCCGCGACTCAATTCCAAAGGCAACTCCGTAATGGGCATGAAAGCTCTGGAATTACTGACAACCAAAACTGCTGTCAGTATTTTCTAA
- a CDS encoding phosphoglycerate kinase has protein sequence MMTIDQFNFAGKKAFVRVDFNVPLDENFNITDDNRMRAALPTLKKILADGGSIIIGSHLGRPKGPADKFSLKHILKHLSDLLGVEVQFANDCMGEEAAVKAAALQPGEVLLLENLRFYAEEEGKPRGLAEDATDEEKAAAKKAVKESQKEFTKKLASYADCYVNDAFGTAHRAHASTALIAKYFDKDSKMFGYLMEKEVKAVDKVLNDIKRPFTAIMGGSKVSSKIEIIENLLSKVDNLIIAGGMTYTFTKAMGGKIGISICEDDKLDLALDLVAKAKEKGVNLVLAVDAKIADAFSNDANTKFCPVDQIPDGWEGLDIGPETEKIFTDVIKNSKTILWNGPTGVFEFENFTHGSRAVGEAIVEATKNGAFSLVGGGDSVACVNKFGLASGVSYVSTGGGALLEAIEGKVLPGIAAINE, from the coding sequence ATTATGACAATTGATCAATTCAACTTTGCCGGTAAAAAGGCATTCGTTCGTGTGGACTTCAATGTACCCTTGGACGAAAACTTCAACATTACAGATGATAACCGTATGCGTGCTGCTCTTCCTACGCTGAAGAAAATTTTGGCTGACGGTGGCAGTATAATTATTGGTTCTCACCTCGGTCGTCCGAAAGGTCCGGCTGACAAGTTCTCTTTGAAACATATCCTGAAACATCTGTCAGATTTGTTGGGTGTTGAGGTGCAATTCGCTAACGACTGTATGGGCGAAGAAGCTGCTGTAAAGGCTGCTGCTCTGCAACCGGGTGAAGTGCTGTTGCTTGAAAACCTTCGTTTCTACGCTGAAGAGGAAGGCAAACCCCGTGGCTTGGCTGAAGATGCAACAGACGAAGAAAAAGCTGCCGCCAAGAAAGCCGTAAAAGAAAGCCAGAAAGAATTCACCAAGAAATTGGCTTCTTATGCTGATTGCTACGTAAACGACGCTTTCGGTACAGCTCACCGCGCACACGCTTCTACAGCTTTGATCGCTAAATATTTCGACAAAGACAGCAAGATGTTCGGCTACCTGATGGAAAAAGAAGTGAAAGCTGTTGATAAAGTATTGAATGACATCAAACGTCCGTTCACTGCTATTATGGGTGGTTCTAAGGTTTCTTCTAAAATCGAAATCATTGAGAACCTGCTGAGCAAGGTTGACAACCTGATCATCGCTGGCGGCATGACTTATACTTTCACTAAGGCTATGGGTGGCAAGATCGGTATTTCTATCTGCGAAGATGATAAACTGGATCTGGCTCTTGACCTGGTAGCAAAAGCTAAAGAAAAAGGTGTAAACCTGGTATTAGCTGTTGACGCTAAGATTGCTGATGCTTTCTCTAACGACGCCAACACCAAGTTCTGTCCGGTTGACCAAATTCCTGATGGTTGGGAAGGTTTGGATATCGGTCCTGAAACAGAGAAAATCTTCACAGACGTTATTAAAAACTCCAAGACTATCTTGTGGAACGGTCCGACTGGCGTATTCGAATTCGAGAACTTTACTCATGGCTCACGTGCCGTAGGTGAAGCTATCGTAGAGGCTACCAAGAACGGTGCTTTCTCACTCGTAGGTGGTGGTGACTCTGTAGCTTGCGTCAACAAGTTCGGTTTGGCAAGCGGTGTTTCTTACGTTTCAACCGGTGGTGGTGCATTGCTCGAAGCAATCGAAGGAAAAGTTCTTCCGGGTATCGCTGCTATCAACGAATAA